tttaaaaaggcattcaactgcttttatttcaaagtggCTGACCAGCGTTTCCCAACCCCCTAGAAAGGACTAACTCAAAGCGCGGGACCCGCAAAATGGCAGggccaggagaggagaggagaggggagagagagagagagagagagagagagagagagagagagagagagagagagagagaggcggctGGGCAGAGCAATTTCCTTCCGCAGAAATGTGGCTcctgacccccctccccacgagTGGCACAGGCAGCGGGTCGGAGTCTGGTTCTGAGCACCCAGGGAAACTGCCAGCAGGCCGGGATTGGGtccggagaaggagaagaagagcagGTCGGGTCGGCCGGCTACAGGCTACGAGAGAGCAGAGGGGTAACATTGCAgtgggctggactggatgacccctgggggtccctcctCCCTCTAGGATCCTTCCTTCTTCTGACCCCTGGGCACTGGCAGAAGCCAGGCCAGGCCAGACTGCCTCTGGGTCAGGgagccctcccccctcctgttCCCCTGCCCACACCTCTCCTTGTGGTCTCTGctggcctcctcctcttcctcttcctcctcgtcctcttcctcctcgtcctCTTCCTCGGAGGCTTCCTCCTTCCCCTCGCCTCCTGCCGGCGCATCAGCGGCTCGGCTGctgttctcctccttctccccgccATCTGGGAGGAGGCTGCTGGGCTGCTGCTTCTTGGGCTTCTCCGGCTCCTTGGGGGCGTCTCCCTCACAGCCTTTGGGCTTCTCCCCCCCAGCGCCCTCCTGGTCCTCGCTCTCCTTGGCGCGCTTTGGGGAGGAGTCCTGCAAGGCGGACAGAGGGGGTCAGGGAGGTTCAGCCCCCCCAATACCCACATGTCTCCCCCCAGCACGTCTGTGCAGCTCAAGAGCTGTGGTGCTTCTTGCGCCgcaggggctgggctagatggccccgggggtcccttccaacactacggtTTTATGGTTCATTGTAGGCTCTTCAGCAGAAGTTGGGGATCcttgagctgcgattcctgccttgcagggggttggatcagcCTTGGGAATCCCCTTCCAACTAGGAACCCTtattaatatggggggggggccaaaAGCTGGgcgcaaaaaaattaaaatgcaggagatgctaaagcagcagcacagaacaaCGTGACAAGAAACCCAGCCTTGAGTGTCATCGGTCTGTGGACCTCCCTGCCACTTGAGACGCAGCAGtcgccttctgtgccaacttctcAATGCCTGCCAAAATGTTTCTAttcctatgcaggcaattaagaatgcaATCCCCACAACTGTTTGTCAATCCTGGCTTTTAACCTTTTTTACTCTGAAattgctgttaatttttttaatgctttcataaaaatatttttaacgcTATTTTAACGCTTTGGTACGTCTTGTGATTTAGCGGCGAGGCAATACTTCTATAAAGAGATAAAGCGGGATGTGGGGACCTCAGGGACCCACAAGACACAGCACCCAGGATCCGTCCATGGGAAAACACTGCCGATCGGGGCAGGCGTGCCTGCCTTGCCTGAGTAAGATCCCTGGCTCAACATCCCACACCAGAGGCACCTCTAGACAGGGCCGGCAGGGAGACTTGTGCCTGGAGCCCCAgagagcccctgctgctgctgctgctgctgctgcttgccagtcagagcaggcaacaCTGACATGGACGGATGCTTGGCCTGAGCTGGGATGGAAGCAGCTTCCGACACCAGCTCACATGTGAGAGCGCAAGAGGAGCAGATCCCCAGGAGATCTGCAAGGGGCCACCAGCCCAGAGGGGGACCTTGCCTCACCGGAATTGGCCACCTGCTTTGGTTGCTCAAATGGCCGTGGGGGGGCCAGGAagttcactgggtgtgaccttgggggccagtcgctggctctcagtctaacctacctttcAGGgcggttgtggggattaaatggggaggggggagaaccatgtaccccACTTTTAGTTCCttggaggagagaaggcaggaaAGGAACGCAATCGATTGATCAATAAAACCCTCTCGTATcctgggagaaggagaaagggtgCCCCACAGAGGAGCCCCCACGTTCTCTGTGCCACAGATCCTTTTCCTGCCCTCACTTTTAACCCTTTGCACCCCAGCCGGCCACTGTGAAAGGGCTGTGTTGGAGGGGTGGGCTACGTGTTGCCTCCCCCCGCCTACCTCCAGGAGGGCCCCCTCTGCTTTCCTCTTGCTCCCGGCCTTCTCGTTCTTCTCCTTGGACTGCTCGTCAATTACCAGGTTCCCCTCCTCGTCGCTGCTCCCTTCGGGGGTCTCCTTCTTCTGCCCTGCTTCCGGCTCCCGCTCGGCCCCCGCGTCCTCCGTGGGGCCCTTTTTCTGGGTTGGCTGTGGAGGAAGCGGCAAAAAGCGCACACTCAGCCTCGGTTTCCCCACTGCGGCTGGAACCACGAAAAGGCCTCCCATCTCTGGGGCCTCGGAGGCCAGGAAGGAGCAGCGGGCCCCACACTTAAGGCCCATGGGATCCCAGGAGCGCTAGTGCGTTTGGAccactgggaattgcagctctgctgGGGGGGGCGGAGGGTGTTTTGAGGCGTGGCTGCCCACAGCGCACCTGGTACCCGGATGCCTTGACGGTGGGGTTATGCTCTATCTCCCAGAGGCCTTCGCTGAAGCCTTTCCGCTTGTTGGCCTTCCCAAATTTCCCCTTGCACTCTTCGTACGGGAAGAGGTCCTTCGGTCCCAGAAACGCcctgggtggagagagagagagagaagctgcgaGTCACACACACAGACAAGGGCCGTGGGCTGGCCCAGACCAGCCCCTGAAAGCCCCACTGGAGAAGCCTATAGGTGTGGCAGGCCTAGcttaaagtttttttaatttatgCGTTTCTTTGGAGCATCTGTATGGCCTGCTCCTCAGCCAAGAGGCGACATGATGGCCAGCTAATCTCTGAAGGGCCATCC
This is a stretch of genomic DNA from Lacerta agilis isolate rLacAgi1 chromosome 17, rLacAgi1.pri, whole genome shotgun sequence. It encodes these proteins:
- the HDGF gene encoding hepatoma-derived growth factor gives rise to the protein MSRSNRQREYKCGDLVFAKMKGYPHWPARIDEMPESAVKSASNKYQVFFFGTHETAFLGPKDLFPYEECKGKFGKANKRKGFSEGLWEIEHNPTVKASGYQPTQKKGPTEDAGAEREPEAGQKKETPEGSSDEEGNLVIDEQSKEKNEKAGSKRKAEGALLEDSSPKRAKESEDQEGAGGEKPKGCEGDAPKEPEKPKKQQPSSLLPDGGEKEENSSRAADAPAGGEGKEEASEEEDEEEEDEEEEEEEEASRDHKESL